The following proteins come from a genomic window of Pseudomonas cichorii:
- a CDS encoding YdgA family protein, translating into MNKSAGIAVGVIVVAGALASAGAWYTGNQLEGVLNESIRTANQELKESLEGTDNSITLQLVSLERHFFSSTAHYRVDLQDPDLSRDGQDPQFLFVDNIEHGPIPLSRLKALKLMPVMAQSNFEMEKSTSSEKWFAMSGDKTPLKGQASIGYDRSTSGWLKVSPLEMVDADGTFKFSGLDINAEASADAEKLKVTGTLDSLQLNVASKEGPVSIDIKGLTFDTGGTKGQSGLYLGHSNLKIDNVGFQVVGKQPVLIKDFVNTNLAQEEGGNLAMQINYDLGMISYSGKDIGSSHLGFRLSGFNALSTKTLYQFYQEQVLPQQQAAAQAKLPFQLKLSPADEQLMKSELSKFLAGKPHIELEKLSLKTANGESHMSIAVDLTDPGSIDQPGSDTVIKTISQLKARVLLSKPMINDVATLQAGFDGQTDAQAIADQAAAASDMLSAMATMLQLAKIEGNNIVSDLHYANGMVDFNGQKMTLQQFLATVMVKVGALSQ; encoded by the coding sequence ATGAATAAATCAGCAGGTATCGCGGTAGGCGTCATTGTTGTGGCCGGTGCATTGGCAAGTGCTGGCGCCTGGTACACCGGCAATCAACTGGAAGGCGTGCTCAACGAGTCGATCCGGACCGCCAATCAGGAACTCAAGGAGTCTCTGGAGGGCACCGACAACAGCATTACCCTGCAACTGGTTTCGCTGGAGCGCCACTTCTTCAGCAGCACGGCCCATTACCGCGTGGATCTGCAAGACCCGGACCTGTCCCGCGATGGCCAGGATCCGCAGTTCCTGTTCGTGGATAACATCGAGCACGGGCCGATTCCGCTGTCGCGTCTGAAAGCGTTGAAGCTCATGCCGGTCATGGCCCAGAGCAATTTCGAGATGGAGAAAAGCACGTCTTCGGAAAAATGGTTCGCCATGAGCGGTGATAAAACGCCACTCAAGGGGCAGGCGAGTATCGGCTATGACCGTTCCACCAGCGGCTGGCTGAAAGTGTCGCCGCTGGAGATGGTCGACGCAGACGGCACGTTCAAATTCTCCGGGCTCGACATCAACGCCGAAGCATCCGCCGATGCCGAGAAGCTCAAGGTCACGGGCACGCTGGACAGCCTGCAACTCAATGTGGCGTCAAAAGAAGGTCCGGTGAGCATCGATATCAAGGGCCTGACCTTCGACACCGGCGGCACCAAGGGCCAGTCGGGTCTGTACCTGGGCCACAGCAACCTGAAAATCGACAATGTCGGTTTCCAGGTGGTCGGCAAGCAGCCGGTGCTGATCAAGGACTTCGTCAATACCAACCTTGCTCAGGAGGAGGGCGGTAATCTGGCGATGCAGATCAACTATGATCTGGGCATGATTTCCTACAGCGGTAAAGACATTGGCTCTTCACACTTGGGCTTCAGGCTTTCCGGTTTCAACGCGCTGTCGACCAAGACCCTTTACCAGTTCTATCAGGAGCAGGTTCTGCCACAGCAACAGGCTGCGGCCCAGGCCAAGCTTCCCTTCCAGCTGAAACTCAGCCCTGCCGACGAGCAACTGATGAAGAGCGAGCTGAGCAAGTTTCTGGCTGGCAAGCCTCATATCGAGCTGGAAAAGCTCTCGCTCAAGACCGCCAATGGCGAAAGCCACATGAGCATTGCCGTGGACCTGACCGATCCTGGCTCCATCGATCAGCCAGGCAGCGACACGGTGATAAAGACCATCAGCCAGCTCAAGGCTCGTGTGCTCTTGTCCAAGCCCATGATCAACGATGTGGCGACCTTGCAGGCAGGCTTTGACGGGCAGACCGACGCCCAGGCCATCGCCGATCAGGCCGCTGCCGCCAGTGACATGCTCAGTGCCATGGCCACCATGCTGCAACTGGCCAAGATCGAGGGCAACAACATCGTTTCCGACCTGCACTACGCCAACGGCATGGTCGACTTCAACGGGCAGAAAATGACCCTGCAACAGTTCCTGGCCACAGTGATGGTCAAGGTAGGGGCGTTGAGTCAGTAG
- a CDS encoding YMGG-like glycine zipper-containing protein encodes MKYSSILLLSLTLASGFASAGGTVEAGVGGALGGVLGSAVGQQIGGSTGSAIGAGLGGAAGSAVGADRRNRTEAAIGGGLGAAGGNVIGRSVGGNTGSLVGAAAGGGAGGALGNYMGNESREDDRRYRNGRDDRREYRGHGHRKHYGHRKHGRDWRHR; translated from the coding sequence ATGAAGTATTCCTCGATACTGTTGTTGTCTCTTACTCTCGCAAGCGGTTTCGCCTCGGCAGGCGGAACAGTTGAAGCGGGCGTAGGCGGTGCATTGGGTGGGGTACTGGGTTCGGCTGTCGGTCAACAGATCGGCGGCAGCACAGGTTCTGCGATTGGCGCAGGCCTGGGCGGCGCAGCTGGCAGTGCGGTTGGCGCAGACCGTCGTAACCGTACAGAAGCGGCCATCGGTGGCGGCCTGGGCGCAGCGGGCGGTAACGTGATCGGCCGCAGTGTAGGCGGAAACACCGGTAGCCTTGTCGGCGCAGCCGCTGGCGGCGGTGCAGGTGGTGCCCTGGGTAACTACATGGGTAACGAAAGCCGCGAAGACGATCGCCGCTATCGCAATGGTCGTGACGATCGTCGCGAATACCGCGGCCATGGCCATCGCAAGCATTACGGCCATCGCAAACACGGTCGTGACTGGCGTCACCGTTGA
- a CDS encoding FdhF/YdeP family oxidoreductase — translation MSTHHQADKTPTPRYKPYKGPAGGWGALISVTQAWLGSDNALKNLRMMLKTNQNGGFDCPGCAWGDSPESGMVKFCENGAKAVNWEATKRRVDPAFFARYSVSALLEQSDYWLEYQGRLTEPMVYDPQSDRYKPISWDDAFALIAKHLNNLPSPNMAEFYTSGRASNEAAYLYQLFVRAYGTNNFPDCSNMCHEASGVALSQSVGVGKGTVTFDDFEHADAIFVLGQNPGTNHPRMLDPLRDAVKRGAQVVCVNPLKERGLERFQHPQHAMEMLTNGDRPTNTAYFRPALGGDMALLRGMAKFLLQWEREAQLSNAPAVFDHAFLNEHTQGVLDYLAAIDETSWEEILEQSGLPMSDIEQSARMYAKGQNVIMCWAMGITQHRHSVATIQEIANLMMLRGNIGKPGAGLCPVRGHSNVQGDRTMGINERPPVFLLDALEKRFQFKVPRENGHNVVEAIHAMAEGRSKVFIALGGNFAQATPDSPRTAAALSNCDLTVQISTKLNRSHLFHGKEALILPCFGRTDIDIQANGPQAVTVEDSFSMVHASNGQLQPSSSLMRSEPAIIAGIANATVGKQPVDWLWLIEDYNRIRDLIADTIPGFKDFNERVKNPGGFYLGNAAGARRWNTASTRANFKPNALPLSLLHEGISSTGQTPDLIMQSMRSHDQYNTTIYGLDDRYRGVKGQRDVLFVNEADIIRLGFQPGQKADLISIWSDNHERRVKGFTLLPFDIPAGQAAAYYPEVNPLVPLESVGEGSHTPTSKFVAIRLERSSESARII, via the coding sequence CAAGCCTTACAAAGGTCCGGCAGGCGGCTGGGGCGCACTGATCAGCGTGACACAGGCCTGGCTGGGCAGTGACAACGCGCTGAAGAACCTGCGCATGATGCTCAAGACCAACCAGAACGGCGGCTTCGACTGCCCTGGTTGCGCGTGGGGCGACTCGCCGGAAAGCGGCATGGTGAAGTTCTGCGAGAACGGCGCCAAGGCGGTCAACTGGGAAGCCACCAAGCGCCGCGTGGATCCTGCGTTCTTCGCCCGTTACAGCGTCAGCGCACTGCTGGAGCAAAGCGATTACTGGCTGGAGTATCAGGGCCGTCTGACCGAGCCGATGGTCTATGACCCGCAAAGCGACCGCTACAAGCCCATCAGTTGGGACGATGCCTTCGCGCTGATCGCCAAGCACCTGAACAACCTGCCAAGCCCGAACATGGCCGAGTTCTACACCTCGGGTCGGGCCAGCAACGAAGCGGCCTATCTCTATCAGTTGTTCGTCCGAGCCTACGGTACCAACAACTTCCCGGACTGCTCGAACATGTGCCACGAAGCCAGCGGTGTGGCGCTGTCGCAAAGCGTGGGCGTGGGTAAAGGCACGGTGACGTTCGATGACTTTGAACACGCCGACGCAATTTTCGTACTGGGCCAGAACCCGGGCACCAACCACCCGCGCATGCTCGATCCTTTGCGCGATGCGGTGAAGCGTGGCGCTCAGGTCGTGTGCGTCAACCCGCTCAAGGAGCGCGGTCTTGAGCGCTTCCAGCATCCACAGCATGCGATGGAAATGCTCACCAACGGCGATCGCCCGACCAACACTGCGTATTTCCGTCCGGCACTGGGCGGCGACATGGCACTGCTGCGCGGCATGGCCAAGTTCCTGCTGCAATGGGAGCGCGAAGCCCAACTCAGCAATGCACCCGCTGTCTTCGATCATGCATTCCTAAACGAACACACCCAAGGCGTTCTGGATTACCTGGCGGCCATCGACGAAACCTCATGGGAAGAAATCCTGGAGCAATCCGGTCTGCCGATGAGCGATATCGAGCAATCGGCCCGCATGTACGCCAAAGGCCAGAACGTGATCATGTGCTGGGCCATGGGCATCACCCAGCATCGTCACTCGGTAGCGACCATCCAGGAAATCGCCAACCTGATGATGCTGCGCGGCAATATCGGCAAGCCGGGCGCAGGCCTGTGCCCGGTGCGCGGCCACAGTAACGTGCAAGGCGACCGGACCATGGGCATCAATGAACGCCCACCGGTGTTCCTGCTCGACGCTCTGGAAAAACGCTTCCAGTTCAAGGTCCCTCGCGAGAACGGCCATAACGTGGTCGAAGCCATTCACGCCATGGCCGAAGGTCGCTCCAAAGTGTTCATCGCTCTGGGCGGCAACTTCGCTCAGGCAACACCCGACAGTCCGCGCACTGCTGCAGCACTGAGCAACTGCGACCTGACCGTACAGATCAGCACCAAGCTCAACCGCAGCCACCTGTTCCACGGCAAGGAAGCGCTGATCCTGCCGTGCTTCGGCCGTACCGATATCGACATCCAGGCCAATGGCCCGCAAGCGGTCACCGTGGAAGACTCGTTCAGCATGGTGCACGCCTCCAACGGCCAGTTGCAGCCCTCTTCGTCGCTGATGCGTTCGGAGCCTGCGATCATCGCCGGTATCGCCAACGCGACCGTAGGTAAACAGCCGGTGGACTGGCTATGGCTGATCGAAGATTACAACCGTATTCGTGACCTGATTGCCGACACCATCCCGGGCTTCAAGGACTTCAACGAGCGCGTCAAGAATCCTGGCGGTTTCTATCTGGGCAATGCCGCAGGTGCCCGCCGCTGGAACACGGCGTCGACACGCGCCAACTTCAAGCCCAATGCGCTGCCGCTCAGCCTGCTTCATGAGGGCATCAGTTCCACGGGCCAGACCCCGGACCTGATCATGCAGTCCATGCGCTCCCACGATCAGTACAACACCACCATTTATGGCCTGGACGACCGCTATCGCGGTGTGAAAGGGCAACGTGACGTGTTGTTCGTCAATGAAGCCGACATTATCCGCCTGGGCTTCCAGCCGGGTCAGAAAGCAGACTTGATCTCGATCTGGAGCGATAACCACGAACGTCGCGTCAAGGGCTTCACCCTCTTGCCGTTCGATATCCCGGCAGGTCAGGCGGCGGCTTACTATCCAGAGGTCAACCCGCTGGTGCCGCTGGAAAGCGTTGGCGAAGGCAGCCATACCCCCACCTCGAAATTCGTGGCAATCCGCCTGGAACGTTCGAGCGAGTCGGCACGAATCATCTGA
- a CDS encoding aldo/keto reductase: MIYRTLGQSGLKVSTLTLGSMMFGEQTGTEESLRIIDQAWDQGVNFIDTADVYNGGRSEEIVGEAIASRRSDWVLATKVAVGPSDGIPNRAGLNRKHIFNAIENSLQRLDTDYVDIYYLHKEDHDTPLEVTVSAIGDLIRQGKIRYWGLSNYRGWRIAEIVNVAQRLGVDKPVISQPLYNIVNRQAEIEQITAAAFHGLGVVPYSPLARGVLSGKYAPDVTPDSSSRAGRQDKRLLETEWRVESLRIAQQLQAYVQDKGVGLVEFAIAWVLNNKAVTSAIVGPRTEQQWGHYTKALDVKISAEDEAFIDSLVIPGHASTAGFNDVQHFVSGRLTR; this comes from the coding sequence ATGATTTACAGAACGCTTGGCCAGTCAGGCCTGAAGGTTTCCACACTGACACTCGGCTCCATGATGTTCGGCGAACAGACCGGCACCGAAGAATCCCTGCGCATCATCGATCAGGCATGGGATCAGGGCGTGAACTTCATCGATACTGCCGACGTTTACAATGGCGGGCGCTCCGAAGAGATCGTCGGTGAAGCCATTGCTTCGCGGCGCAGTGACTGGGTGCTGGCGACCAAGGTCGCGGTAGGCCCGAGCGATGGCATTCCCAACCGTGCCGGCCTGAATCGCAAACACATCTTCAATGCCATTGAAAACAGCCTGCAGCGGCTGGATACCGACTATGTGGATATCTATTACCTGCACAAAGAGGATCACGACACGCCGCTGGAAGTCACGGTGTCGGCCATTGGCGACCTGATCCGCCAGGGCAAGATCCGCTATTGGGGCCTGTCGAACTATCGCGGCTGGCGCATCGCGGAAATCGTCAACGTCGCCCAGCGCCTGGGCGTGGACAAACCGGTCATCAGCCAGCCGCTCTACAACATCGTCAACCGCCAGGCCGAGATCGAGCAGATCACTGCCGCCGCGTTTCATGGCCTGGGTGTCGTGCCTTACAGCCCGCTGGCGCGTGGCGTGCTCAGCGGCAAGTACGCACCGGACGTCACGCCTGACAGCAGCAGTCGTGCCGGGCGTCAGGACAAGCGTCTTCTGGAAACGGAATGGCGTGTGGAGTCTCTGCGCATCGCCCAGCAATTGCAGGCCTATGTGCAGGACAAAGGCGTCGGCCTTGTGGAGTTCGCGATTGCCTGGGTGCTCAACAACAAGGCCGTCACGTCGGCCATTGTCGGGCCGCGTACCGAGCAGCAGTGGGGACATTACACCAAAGCGCTGGACGTGAAGATCAGTGCCGAGGACGAAGCCTTCATCGACTCGCTGGTAATACCGGGCCACGCTTCGACTGCCGGCTTCAATGATGTGCAGCATTTTGTTTCGGGGCGCCTGACACGCTGA
- a CDS encoding diiron oxygenase, producing the protein MKAEDYSSFIDAWEGRATIRTRPRRIVENDEKLIYPLSRQPLVLSETFTRECPHLRDYALVQSLYKFINDVVIFETEIVDKTARSIAKNNFAIRFPFACRYDAMTVVVDEDYHALVAMDFMQQTIALTGIEPIRLPDEIELSRAIPAALALAPEHLRSAVELICVAIAENTVTNDVAAFAKDDSVKQSVKGLMADHLLDEGRHSGFWARLVRIYWNTAPEADRECIARIMPVFIAQYLTNDIQHGFDFILIDNLQVAPSVKQALKDETMAVSFPINRHHPLIGNIVRFFKTSSMLEAPCVQRALADYLPAQGILQ; encoded by the coding sequence ATGAAAGCAGAAGACTACAGCTCGTTCATTGATGCCTGGGAAGGTCGCGCCACCATTCGCACTCGCCCACGCCGGATCGTCGAAAACGATGAAAAACTGATCTATCCCCTGAGTCGCCAGCCACTGGTGCTGAGCGAAACCTTCACCCGTGAGTGTCCGCACCTGCGCGATTACGCGCTGGTGCAAAGCCTCTACAAGTTCATCAACGATGTCGTGATCTTTGAAACCGAGATCGTCGACAAGACCGCGCGCAGTATCGCCAAGAACAACTTCGCGATCCGTTTTCCTTTCGCGTGCCGCTACGACGCCATGACCGTGGTCGTCGATGAGGATTACCACGCTCTGGTGGCGATGGACTTCATGCAGCAGACCATCGCTCTGACCGGGATCGAACCGATTCGCCTGCCCGATGAAATCGAGCTGAGCCGCGCCATTCCTGCCGCCCTGGCCCTGGCGCCGGAACATCTGCGCAGCGCCGTGGAACTGATCTGCGTAGCCATTGCGGAAAACACCGTGACCAACGATGTGGCAGCCTTCGCCAAGGACGACTCGGTCAAGCAGTCGGTCAAGGGGCTGATGGCCGATCACCTGCTGGACGAGGGGCGCCATTCCGGGTTCTGGGCGCGGCTGGTGCGTATCTACTGGAACACCGCCCCCGAAGCGGATCGAGAGTGCATCGCGCGCATCATGCCGGTGTTCATTGCTCAATATCTGACCAATGACATCCAGCACGGCTTCGATTTCATCCTGATCGACAACCTGCAGGTCGCACCGTCCGTGAAGCAGGCGCTCAAGGATGAAACCATGGCCGTGAGCTTTCCCATCAATCGCCATCATCCTCTGATCGGCAATATCGTGCGCTTCTTCAAGACCAGCTCGATGCTTGAAGCGCCTTGCGTGCAGCGGGCACTGGCCGACTACTTGCCAGCCCAGGGAATCCTCCAATGA
- a CDS encoding DNA cytosine methyltransferase has protein sequence MKAIELFSGIGGFRIACDSLGIETIWANDINTKAAAVYRANFGSESFHEGDINLLLDTIPDHDILTGGFPCQPFSSAGKKLGIEDMRGTLFEKIVDILKKKSPRYFVLENVKRLLSMDNGKHFATILDALSKVGYLVEWRVLNAIDFGLAQNRERIVIIGRKDQTPNSHLCNQEDISELTPAQIRQAADFSSWKNIEDHGAKFNTWGLALHGKFFHAKLNRFSEKQKDVKLYDILEPRPDARFFFTEDTLERIKNSDEVNRYYSGVEILYNQKGGARMGYSIFGINGVAPTLTCTASRHYERYKVGNEYRRLTNIEYARIQGFPDQHCDTASVYDQYTLYGNAVPPVLVEWALRKVINHEGTSFQSALNKAANTMTERQMDLI, from the coding sequence ATGAAAGCAATTGAACTCTTTTCAGGGATTGGCGGATTTAGAATAGCGTGCGACTCGCTAGGTATCGAAACCATCTGGGCCAACGATATAAATACCAAAGCAGCTGCCGTTTATCGCGCCAACTTCGGATCTGAGAGTTTTCACGAGGGTGATATAAACCTCTTGCTGGATACCATACCCGATCACGATATATTGACCGGGGGCTTTCCATGCCAGCCTTTTTCCAGCGCCGGAAAAAAACTGGGCATAGAAGATATGCGCGGCACATTATTTGAAAAAATCGTTGACATCCTCAAGAAAAAAAGCCCACGATACTTTGTGCTTGAGAATGTAAAACGGCTGTTATCCATGGATAACGGAAAGCATTTCGCAACCATTCTGGATGCACTGTCAAAAGTGGGTTATCTCGTTGAATGGCGCGTGCTCAATGCCATTGATTTTGGTCTTGCCCAAAACCGTGAACGTATTGTTATCATCGGCAGAAAAGACCAAACGCCAAACTCTCACCTGTGCAATCAGGAAGATATCTCCGAGCTGACACCCGCACAGATCAGACAAGCCGCTGACTTTTCAAGCTGGAAAAACATTGAAGACCACGGAGCAAAGTTCAACACGTGGGGGCTCGCGCTGCACGGAAAATTCTTTCATGCAAAACTCAATCGCTTTTCGGAAAAGCAGAAAGACGTAAAGCTTTATGACATTCTGGAACCCCGGCCTGACGCCAGGTTCTTTTTCACAGAAGATACGCTTGAAAGAATAAAGAATAGCGACGAGGTCAACAGATACTATAGCGGCGTGGAAATCCTGTATAACCAGAAAGGTGGTGCCCGCATGGGCTACTCCATTTTCGGGATCAATGGCGTCGCCCCCACACTGACCTGCACCGCCAGCCGCCATTACGAGCGCTATAAGGTAGGCAACGAATACCGAAGGCTGACAAACATCGAATATGCACGGATTCAGGGGTTTCCTGATCAGCATTGCGATACAGCCTCGGTCTACGACCAGTACACACTTTATGGCAACGCCGTACCGCCAGTGCTTGTCGAGTGGGCCTTGCGCAAAGTCATCAACCACGAGGGTACTTCTTTTCAAAGCGCTCTGAATAAAGCGGCTAACACCATGACTGAAAGGCAAATGGACTTAATATGA
- a CDS encoding GntR family transcriptional regulator: MRKTDREAFLCSVLGNEQPPAHLARAVIEEKLRNAIIDGSLPSGTALRQQELATLFGVSRMPVREALRQLEAQSLLRVETHKGAVVAPLITEDAVDAYGLRILLESQALRLSIPLLDAEDLATARRCIEALEVETDYSKMGTLNRLFHMALYAKTPNKRLMRLVEEGLNEEERFLRFNLSSMGLGKLSQDDHWELLRLAEEKAVEEIVGALQNHLNRGVKAITQYLNSKKAEQEKTPVRQRKKSIA; the protein is encoded by the coding sequence ATGCGCAAAACTGATAGAGAAGCCTTCTTGTGCTCGGTACTGGGGAACGAACAGCCGCCCGCGCACCTTGCAAGAGCTGTTATCGAGGAAAAACTGCGCAACGCTATCATCGATGGCAGCCTGCCGAGCGGCACAGCGCTGCGCCAACAGGAGTTGGCCACGCTTTTTGGTGTCAGCCGCATGCCGGTCCGCGAGGCCTTGCGCCAACTCGAAGCCCAGTCACTGTTGCGCGTCGAAACCCATAAAGGAGCTGTGGTCGCCCCGCTGATCACAGAAGATGCCGTGGACGCCTACGGCCTGCGTATCCTGCTGGAATCCCAAGCCCTGCGCCTGTCCATTCCGTTACTGGATGCAGAAGACCTGGCCACGGCACGGCGCTGCATCGAGGCCCTTGAGGTTGAAACCGACTACTCGAAGATGGGCACTCTCAACCGCCTGTTTCACATGGCGCTTTACGCCAAGACCCCCAACAAGCGCCTGATGCGTCTGGTTGAAGAAGGCCTGAACGAAGAGGAGCGCTTTCTGCGCTTCAACCTCTCCTCAATGGGCCTTGGCAAACTGTCCCAGGATGACCACTGGGAATTGCTGCGTCTTGCCGAAGAAAAGGCTGTTGAAGAGATCGTGGGTGCTCTGCAGAACCACCTTAACCGAGGTGTCAAAGCCATCACTCAATACCTGAACAGCAAAAAGGCCGAGCAGGAAAAAACACCGGTACGCCAACGCAAGAAAAGCATCGCCTGA
- a CDS encoding HAD-IA family hydrolase, which yields MSEQQGERGPIKAVIFDMDGLLLDTEGVYTEVTHLIASRYGKTFDWSIKQHTIGRGARDFSGYVIQALELPISIDEFLEVREPMLEERFPLAPAMPGAEALVRHLAANNIPIAVGTSSSVHYFEAKTTLHRAWFELFDTVVTADDPEVGAAKPAPDIFLVAARRLGVSPEDCLVFEDSPFGVTAAKAAGMYAVAVPDSHMPVEQYEHADLLLTSLEDFPLEAWGLPKKA from the coding sequence ATGAGTGAACAGCAAGGTGAGCGAGGCCCGATCAAGGCCGTGATTTTCGACATGGATGGTTTGCTGCTGGACACCGAAGGGGTCTACACCGAGGTCACCCATCTGATTGCCAGCCGTTATGGAAAAACCTTCGACTGGTCAATCAAGCAGCACACCATTGGCCGTGGCGCCCGTGACTTTTCAGGCTACGTTATCCAGGCGCTGGAACTGCCCATTTCCATTGACGAGTTTCTGGAAGTGCGCGAGCCCATGCTTGAAGAGCGCTTCCCTCTTGCTCCGGCAATGCCGGGGGCCGAGGCGCTGGTAAGGCATCTGGCGGCCAACAACATTCCCATCGCAGTCGGAACCAGCTCTTCGGTGCATTACTTCGAGGCCAAGACCACCTTGCACCGCGCCTGGTTCGAGCTGTTTGATACCGTCGTGACCGCCGATGACCCTGAAGTCGGCGCCGCCAAGCCTGCGCCGGATATTTTCCTGGTGGCAGCACGTCGCCTGGGCGTTTCGCCAGAGGATTGCCTGGTGTTCGAGGACTCGCCATTCGGCGTCACCGCCGCCAAGGCTGCGGGCATGTACGCCGTGGCAGTACCCGACTCGCACATGCCGGTCGAGCAGTACGAACATGCCGACCTGCTGCTGACCTCGCTGGAAGACTTCCCGCTTGAAGCATGGGGCCTGCCCAAGAAGGCCTGA
- a CDS encoding DUF3050 domain-containing protein produces MPCQKTLLDLKKIELSQHPIFAEINSLEVLKRFMETHVFAVWDFMSLTKRLQQELTCTQLPWLPPRDASAARLINEIVLGEESDDKLSHGHYSHFELYLDAMREIGASTLQIERFVELQKQGVHYATALQRVNAGQAATVFVTHTLNTALHAPAHSVAAAFLHGRESVIPMMFQSILDEWGITVDQAPTFRYYLERHIEVDSEDHGPAAEQLLARLVNGDEQRQREVYQAAIAAVDSRVELWDTLRMSMRSPLMQASA; encoded by the coding sequence ATGCCTTGTCAGAAAACGCTACTAGACCTCAAGAAAATTGAACTTAGCCAACACCCCATCTTTGCTGAAATCAATTCACTGGAAGTGCTTAAACGTTTTATGGAAACCCATGTATTCGCCGTCTGGGACTTCATGTCACTGACCAAGCGGCTACAGCAGGAACTGACCTGCACCCAATTGCCCTGGTTGCCGCCTCGGGATGCATCGGCCGCCAGGCTGATCAACGAAATCGTGCTCGGGGAAGAATCCGATGACAAGCTGAGCCACGGCCACTACAGCCACTTCGAGCTGTACCTGGATGCAATGCGCGAGATTGGCGCCAGCACCTTGCAGATAGAACGTTTCGTCGAGCTTCAGAAACAGGGCGTGCATTACGCCACGGCATTGCAGCGCGTCAATGCGGGCCAGGCGGCAACGGTGTTCGTGACCCACACGCTCAATACCGCGCTGCATGCACCGGCCCATAGCGTGGCAGCAGCTTTCCTGCATGGTCGCGAAAGCGTTATCCCGATGATGTTCCAGAGCATCCTCGATGAATGGGGCATCACCGTCGATCAGGCACCGACCTTTCGCTACTACCTGGAGCGCCACATCGAAGTCGACTCCGAAGACCACGGCCCGGCGGCCGAGCAGTTGCTGGCCAGGCTAGTCAACGGTGACGAGCAGCGCCAGCGCGAGGTGTATCAGGCCGCCATCGCCGCCGTGGATAGCCGGGTCGAGCTGTGGGACACGCTGCGCATGAGCATGCGCTCGCCATTGATGCAAGCCAGCGCCTGA